One part of the Treponema peruense genome encodes these proteins:
- a CDS encoding MaoC/PaaZ C-terminal domain-containing protein, whose translation MAKIDLFKDFEKNISFVILEETYKTFQLCSKDLNPLHTDEKFAKEKGFSGCVMYGNILNAFISYAIGMELPTKDVMLQTQDIQYKKPVFLNDKLVLNLRTEEIHEGVHVVIFVYKFLNEQSKVVAKGRVQIGIFE comes from the coding sequence ATGGCAAAAATTGACTTGTTCAAGGATTTTGAAAAAAATATTTCCTTTGTAATTTTAGAGGAAACTTATAAGACTTTTCAATTGTGTTCTAAGGATTTGAACCCGCTTCATACTGACGAGAAGTTTGCAAAAGAAAAAGGGTTTTCTGGATGTGTAATGTACGGAAATATTCTAAATGCCTTTATTTCTTATGCTATCGGAATGGAATTACCGACCAAAGATGTGATGCTTCAAACTCAAGATATACAATACAAGAAACCTGTTTTCTTGAATGACAAGTTGGTGTTGAATTTACGGACAGAGGAAATCCACGAGGGAGTTCATGTCGTCATATTTGTTTATAAGTTCTTGAATGAACAAAGCAAAGTCGTTGCAAAAGGTCGTGTCCAGATAGGGATTTTTGAATGA
- a CDS encoding SDR family NAD(P)-dependent oxidoreductase: protein MNILITGGSSGLGKSIVEMAAKENHTVYFTYRNHKENADSICSQYSNSISLNCDFANSKNLKEFLNKIPDFNLDVLVNNAYSGITLGQHFHKTSITEFQEAFQNNILPLISITQKCLETFRKKKSGKIITVLTSALVGTPPMGYSVYAATKAYIAQLVKSWSREYIKLGITSNAVAPDFMETALTEETNDFVKDQIKDGNPLKNILTTDEVAKVVMNLMDASPQLNGVIIPVNAGINIL, encoded by the coding sequence ATGAATATTTTGATAACAGGCGGGTCGTCCGGACTGGGAAAATCTATTGTTGAAATGGCGGCAAAAGAGAACCACACTGTATATTTTACATACAGGAATCATAAAGAAAATGCTGATTCGATTTGTTCTCAATATTCAAATTCAATCTCATTGAATTGTGATTTTGCAAATTCGAAAAACCTCAAAGAGTTTTTAAATAAAATACCAGATTTTAATCTCGATGTCTTGGTGAACAATGCATATTCTGGAATTACGCTTGGTCAGCATTTTCATAAAACTTCTATAACGGAGTTTCAAGAGGCATTTCAGAACAACATATTGCCTCTTATTTCTATAACTCAAAAATGCCTTGAAACCTTTAGAAAGAAAAAATCAGGAAAAATAATTACTGTCTTAACATCAGCTTTGGTAGGTACGCCGCCAATGGGTTATTCAGTTTATGCTGCAACAAAGGCATATATTGCCCAGCTTGTAAAATCATGGAGTAGGGAATATATAAAACTTGGAATTACGAGCAATGCTGTTGCGCCGGACTTTATGGAAACCGCTTTGACAGAAGAAACAAATGATTTTGTGAAAGATCAGATAAAGGATGGCAACCCCTTAAAAAACATCTTGACAACAGATGAAGTGGCAAAAGTTGTAATGAATTTAATGGATGCTTCGCCGCAACTTAATGGTGTGATTATTCCTGTGAATGCAGGCATAAATATTTTATAA
- a CDS encoding acyl carrier protein: MEKPEILKEMQDIFIDVLDNDEIVLTEDTSAEDIEEWDSLSHIQLVVGIEKHFNIKLTSKEIMECSNVGDMADCIKGKLA; this comes from the coding sequence ATGGAAAAGCCAGAAATCTTAAAAGAGATGCAGGACATCTTCATTGATGTTCTTGACAATGATGAAATTGTGCTGACGGAAGACACTTCTGCAGAAGACATAGAGGAGTGGGATTCACTTTCTCATATTCAGCTGGTTGTAGGAATTGAAAAGCATTTTAACATCAAGCTTACCTCCAAAGAAATTATGGAATGCTCAAATGTCGGAGATATGGCTGATTGTATAAAGGGGAAACTTGCATGA
- a CDS encoding Coenzyme F420 hydrogenase/dehydrogenase, beta subunit C-terminal domain, with product MIKILDKKNCTGCCACVDICAKSAITLQTDNEGFWYPSINESLCVNCGLCNKVCPVENIPKAKQENFEKPACFAGINKNLYVRFDSTSGGLFSALADRTFREGGLVGGAITDEDFNATQVLIDKKSDLEKLRSSKYYQSNASGFYKSVKAALLSGKKVLVCGMPCQMAALRNFLGKDYENLIIVDLICLCIPSPKVFKKYIEDVGEKYGSPVVATKAKCKELGWRKLTQLFILEDGRHIYQPHDENPFQFFYMNTKTSCRPSCYDCKFKGFPRIADITIGDFWGGKNNHVYTKEFKKEFDNDLGTSVVIVNSQKGLDYLNACRSSLKIKEIPFETVLPGNVALLHSIPSSTINREEFYENLDKHTFTELFNIYNKKNLSGKQRLKKILKRYYGLFKHYKFNVFSYFRLIVFNGFVKTFFSDKNLIIPLKKSICRFANKKNINLNGGDLIIGTKRVKGSNLETRFIVEGSGKVDVKGKVSVGYGADIEVFDGGHLEMGYCWSNINNEIICANSIKIGNYVGMGRNVCIRDNNGGHFINRPFYKDSRPVMIEDKAWICSNVTIMPGVTIGEGAIVGENSFVTENVPPYTMVSGNPAKIVDTDVLYKM from the coding sequence ATGATTAAAATTCTGGACAAGAAGAACTGCACGGGGTGTTGTGCCTGTGTAGATATTTGTGCAAAGTCTGCAATAACATTGCAAACTGATAATGAAGGTTTTTGGTATCCTTCAATTAATGAGTCTCTGTGCGTAAATTGCGGTCTGTGCAACAAGGTTTGTCCAGTAGAAAACATTCCAAAGGCAAAACAGGAAAATTTTGAAAAGCCTGCTTGCTTTGCGGGTATAAACAAGAATCTCTATGTGCGTTTTGACAGTACTTCTGGCGGATTGTTCTCTGCTTTAGCAGATAGAACTTTCCGTGAAGGAGGTCTCGTTGGTGGAGCAATAACTGATGAAGATTTTAATGCCACTCAGGTTCTTATTGACAAAAAGAGCGACCTCGAAAAACTCCGTAGCTCCAAATATTATCAGAGTAATGCCAGTGGCTTTTATAAGAGCGTAAAAGCTGCCTTGCTCTCCGGGAAAAAAGTCCTTGTTTGTGGTATGCCTTGCCAGATGGCGGCCCTCAGAAATTTTTTGGGAAAAGATTATGAAAATTTAATTATTGTTGATTTGATTTGTCTTTGTATTCCATCCCCGAAGGTCTTTAAGAAATATATTGAAGATGTAGGCGAAAAATATGGTTCGCCTGTTGTGGCAACGAAGGCGAAATGCAAGGAACTTGGATGGCGAAAATTAACTCAACTTTTCATACTTGAAGACGGCAGACATATCTATCAGCCCCATGATGAGAATCCGTTCCAGTTTTTCTATATGAACACAAAAACAAGTTGCCGCCCATCTTGCTATGACTGTAAATTCAAGGGATTTCCCCGTATTGCTGATATTACAATTGGCGATTTCTGGGGTGGTAAGAATAACCATGTATATACAAAAGAATTCAAGAAAGAATTTGACAATGACTTAGGAACTTCCGTTGTTATAGTCAACTCGCAGAAGGGGCTTGATTATTTGAATGCTTGTCGAAGTTCCTTGAAAATTAAGGAAATACCTTTTGAGACAGTATTGCCAGGTAATGTTGCCTTGTTACATTCAATCCCGTCCTCAACAATAAATCGAGAGGAATTTTATGAGAATTTGGACAAACATACCTTCACAGAACTTTTTAATATCTACAATAAGAAAAATTTGTCGGGTAAACAACGGCTAAAGAAAATACTAAAACGATATTATGGTTTATTTAAACATTATAAATTTAATGTGTTTTCGTATTTTAGGTTGATAGTTTTTAACGGTTTTGTAAAGACTTTCTTCTCTGACAAAAATTTGATTATTCCCCTAAAAAAGTCAATTTGTCGCTTCGCAAACAAAAAGAACATCAATCTCAATGGTGGTGATTTAATAATCGGAACGAAAAGGGTGAAAGGATCAAATCTGGAAACAAGGTTTATAGTTGAAGGTTCTGGAAAAGTTGATGTAAAGGGAAAAGTATCTGTTGGCTATGGTGCTGACATAGAAGTATTCGATGGCGGACATCTTGAGATGGGCTACTGCTGGTCTAATATAAACAACGAGATTATTTGTGCGAATAGCATAAAAATTGGTAATTATGTTGGAATGGGACGCAATGTCTGTATTCGGGACAATAATGGTGGGCATTTTATAAACAGACCTTTCTATAAAGATTCAAGGCCTGTCATGATTGAGGACAAGGCTTGGATTTGCTCAAATGTCACCATTATGCCAGGAGTTACTATCGGGGAGGGCGCGATTGTGGGGGAGAATTCTTTTGTTACAGAGAATGTTCCGCCTTATACAATGGTTTCTGGAAATCCTGCAAAAATTGTAGATACGGATGTTCTGTATAAAATGTGA